The sequence AAGAAATAACGTTTAAGAGGAGGGCTCATATGAAGGCTCAAGTTGTACGTCAGTTCGGAGATGCGACTGTTTTTCAATTGGAGGATATACCAGTACCAACCATTTTGCCAGGACATGTGCTCATTGAGGTAAAAGCAACCAGCGTAAACCCAATTGATACAAAAGTGAGAAGTGGAGCGGTTCCTGCTGTATCTCCTGATTTTCCTGCAATCCTCCATGGCGATGTCGCGGGAATTGTTAAAGAAGTTGGGGCAGGGGTAACTGATTTTAAAACAGGCGATGAAGTTTATGGGCTTGCAGGTGGATTTAAAGGGATGAGCGGCGCTCTAGCTCAATATATGCTTGTAGATACAAGACTTATCTCGCATAAACCAAAAAATTTAACCTTTGCCGAAGCCGCAGCGATTCCACTCGTAACTCTTACAGCATGGCAGGCTTTATTTCAACGTGCCAATATTAGGGAGCATGATGAAATTTTAATTCACGGAGCAGCAGGTGGAGTCGGTCATGTAGCTGTTCAATTAGCAAAGTGGAAAGGTGCAAAGGTTTATACTACCGCTTCTAATGCTGAAAAAATACAAATCGCCAAGGACTTCGGTGCGGATGTTGTAATTAATTACAAAGAAATCTCCGTGGAAAAGTATGTAGATACTTATACAAATGGGAAAGGATTTTCAGTTATTTTCGATACAGTAGGCGGTCAAAATTTAGATCGATCATTTGAAGCTGCAGGAAAACAAGGAAAGGTTGTTACGATTGCAGCTAGGTCCACTCATGATTTATCGCCAATGCATTCAAAGGGTCTCTCTTTCCATGTTGTCTTTCTTTTATTAGATGTTTTAAATGAGTCTCATCGAAGTGAATTAGGAAAAATCTTAAAAACAATAACAGATATAATCGAAAATGAAGAGTTAAAGCCGCTCATTGATTCAAATACCTTTACATTTGATGAAGTCATTGATGCTCATCAGCATCTAGAATCAGGAGAGGCTGTTGGTAAAGTTGTATTAGTAAATCAATGGTAAGACCTTTTATCATTCAACGTTTTTTGATATTATCACTATGAAAATAGATTGAGAGTTTTAAATAGAGGATGAATTAAATGAATGTAAAAAAGTTATGTGAAATGCAAGAGGTACTTGATAACCGTATTATTCAAGAGCATCGATTGGAAGGGCAGAATCTAGAAAATAATAAAATCTTGGCACTCTTAGTTGAGATTTGCGAGTTAGCGAATGAAACTCGTTGTTTTAAGCATTGGAGTAATAAAGGACCAAGTGAAAATAATATATTAATTGAGGAATATGTCGACTCTTTACACTTTTTCTTAAGTATTGCAAATGATCGACAATATGATGTGGAACATTTATATAAAGTCTATGTGAGTGATTTTGAGGTGCAGCAACAAGAAACCTCACTCGTAACAGCATTTAAAGAGGTCATGGCAAAAATATTAACCATGGAACAAAATCAAGATCCGTTCCATTATATCCAGGCTTTTGCGGCCTATTTAAATTTGGGAAAAATGCTTGGTTTCACATGGGAGCAGATTGAACAAGCCTATATTAAAAAAAATGAAATCAATCACAAACGGCAAGATAACGGCTATTAAAGGAATTAGTTTGATTGTTTGATAAGCAAGGAGAACTGACATGAAATTCGTAACATGGAATGTAAATGGCATCAGAGCCTGTGTAAAGAAAGGCTTTTTAGATTATTTTCAACAAGTAGACGCAGATATTTTTTGTATTCAAGAAACAAAACTTCAAGAAAATCAGATTTCGCTAGAACTGGACGGGTATCATCAA is a genomic window of Niallia sp. XMNu-256 containing:
- a CDS encoding zinc-dependent alcohol dehydrogenase family protein, coding for MKAQVVRQFGDATVFQLEDIPVPTILPGHVLIEVKATSVNPIDTKVRSGAVPAVSPDFPAILHGDVAGIVKEVGAGVTDFKTGDEVYGLAGGFKGMSGALAQYMLVDTRLISHKPKNLTFAEAAAIPLVTLTAWQALFQRANIREHDEILIHGAAGGVGHVAVQLAKWKGAKVYTTASNAEKIQIAKDFGADVVINYKEISVEKYVDTYTNGKGFSVIFDTVGGQNLDRSFEAAGKQGKVVTIAARSTHDLSPMHSKGLSFHVVFLLLDVLNESHRSELGKILKTITDIIENEELKPLIDSNTFTFDEVIDAHQHLESGEAVGKVVLVNQW
- a CDS encoding dUTP diphosphatase, which encodes MNVKKLCEMQEVLDNRIIQEHRLEGQNLENNKILALLVEICELANETRCFKHWSNKGPSENNILIEEYVDSLHFFLSIANDRQYDVEHLYKVYVSDFEVQQQETSLVTAFKEVMAKILTMEQNQDPFHYIQAFAAYLNLGKMLGFTWEQIEQAYIKKNEINHKRQDNGY